Genomic DNA from Phyllopteryx taeniolatus isolate TA_2022b chromosome 10, UOR_Ptae_1.2, whole genome shotgun sequence:
AGGGAGGCTAACGAATATCATTTGAACAGAAACGGTGgcacaacacatgtagacagacaatataatacaggtatatattttttatcctttttgaaaattactaatattactTCAGCTTACTAAATAAGTtgtcctcaatgtgccggctcagcaactccgtataccagttgactaacatgcatttgatatggtgttcattcaagTTCGATAGACACACAATAGGCTTTaattgtgctgggatcactaacaacaacacaggttatactaacatcaactcacaggttcttccaggtgtttagacactaaaaaaaagaatcacaccCCACCACTCATCAATAGCACTGCCTTGCACATTtttccacatcctgtcctgcccttttctgtcctctcttgttCTCTTGCTTAGTTATTGCATGCACCAGGTGTCTTCCCCACCATCCACAagtaagaacacgatttgactgttgtaatattacttgtgttcaaatatctagactgtctcactattgttcagCCGTGGTTCTCTCCCCtcgtccccttgtccactctatccCTGTCtttcccctaaaacccttttctgtccggctgcattttcaaaaaacataataataataaaacattttaaataagcagaggaagtatttcaaactcccctgttgcacagcaaagcTCTTCCaccacaaaggcatacagatccaccattctgcaaggccatgcagctgaacaggacaggtttatatattttaaaaaaacaaaaaaaaaaacactgtaatcactgtttttgttttttttttacatagtaaATTATGATTGAGGgctatttttttgcaaaacacattgcaaaatgtttttttctttttttttgagaagGCTATAACAGATTGATGAGATTTCCATTCCAATggcgaaagatgatttgagtgtgtTTTTGAGTTACGAACGTGGTCACACTCGAATTAAACTcctatcttaaggcaccactgtatgctTCCCCATTAAAggacagattaaaaaaacacaaatacacaccaACATCTTGTCAAAGGAGGGAGTTAAATAAATTAGTGGAGTGATACTCATTTATTCTGCAAAAAGGTAATTGCTACTGTTTGTGGAATTTCAAACACATCGCAGGTGGCCATTGAGTTTGAGGGGAACATCAACATCGCCTTCAGCTGCGTGACAGCCGACTGCAAAATTGTTCATGAGTTCATCGGGGGCTACATCTTCATGTCGACACGAAGTCGCGACAAGAGCGACAAGCTCAACGAGGAGCTCTTCCACAAGCTGACAGGCGGACACGAGGCGCTCTAGAACTCAAACACACCAAAggatctgcatttttttggggaccAGAATCGACCATCAGGCAGAAAACCATGTTGAAAAGGCTTTGTCCTGCCAGTGTGGCATATGTCAAAATATCAAAGATATAACACGGAATGTTCAGAATACATTCCACACCCCTAATGACCAGTGACCAATGTATAGCACACTTACCTCATTGTTACTTGTTTCAACACAAATAGCACATGAATTCcgtgagaaaaaaatggatggaaacacCAAATGTTTACCACTTAcccttttaataaaataaattgtgtttaaCGCTCACTTGTGTTCACACCCTGTTGTCAAGGCATCAGAAGCCATTACCATTTTCACACAGTGATATGCTGAGCATTCATCTCAGGTCATTTTAGGTCTGCCTGGTTGTTTGTATGCAGCCTTGTGTATTGTTGTCTTTGGAGAGTTAGATTTGGAAGTAAACGAGTGCCGAACAACAAACAACTCAAAAGCACTTGTAATTAAAATGTGACAATGGTTATAAATAGTCGATCCCTTTCAATAATAAGACTTCCcaacttttgttgtttgttgtaagcacgtctgcctcactcttctgaggtttggggttcaaatcttggctctggccttcctgtgtggagtgtgtatgttctccccctgcttgCATGGGCCCtccaacttcctcccacattccagaaacatgcatgttaggtcacTGAAGACTcactttgtccatatgtgtgaatgtccCGGTGTAGCCTGCCTTTTGCCAAAAGTGATctagaataggctccagctcactcatgaCCTGAATGAGAATGTACAGCATAagaaatggatggttggatagaCTTGTTGATCAATCTTTTGACCAATTGTTGCTCAATCTTTTGCTGGCATCACAGTGGCAGGATGCTCCCTAAAAAAGGACGACACATCTGCTCACCTttaggatggaaaaaaaatccactcaaTTGATCCATGTGATAAATGTCTTACTTGTCGGCTTGAGTCGAATGGCTCGGCTGAAGTACGCCGGGAGCAGTTTTCCCTCGAAGTTCCCTGTTGTCAGCAAAACACGGTTCTCTGACCAGAAGAACTCAATACCATCTGCGCAGTCACATTCAGCCAAGTTAGTCTTTTTAGTTACCTGACCTGGACTGGATGTCAGTCAACTGTGTTTAATCTTACCAGCAAGAGCTTTGCGTACATCAATAAATATAGCTAGATCACAGTCTCTCCTCATACCTGGCGGAAATGCACAAAAAGGCACTTTAATCTAAAAGCTAGTGTGTCTTTTGATGAAGGTACACAGTAAATATTAGCGTACCACTTATTACACCATTTTCCTGTGGCAAGCCTGGGGCCAGATGGATGTGTGTCCTTCTCATGCGACTCAGGCCGTGCTGCTGAATGGAGCTCCAGTTGTACAGGTAGGATCCGTGAACGGCCTCAGCAGGACAGTCAGGAGACCCAGCCAGAACCGGCTTGAGCTCCAAATCCGTTACCTGGCCACACACATCCAAACGGTATTAACACTACACTCATTAAGATAAGTCCAATGTAGACTCCCGAATCAAATATATACAGGAAGTTAACCCATCCCAGCCATTTAGGATTGAGCTCGACCACAGCGTGTACCTGCAATGTATGTCCCTGATTGGCTCGAATCTGCAAGCGGCAGTCTTCTGGGTGAGGACGGCTCTTAAAACGCTGCTTGTCATTTGTGGCCACCACTCTCTCAACATCCTCCAGTTTGTACGAGCGAAACTGCGGGTGAGCCAGCAGGTCCTCCACAAACAGGTAACCATCTATGAAGAGTTACTTTGACTTGGGACTCATGACAGCAGGTCTACTAATCACCAGTTAGTCTCTACAGATTTTTGAGGAAAGCATTGcactgttttaatttaattattattttttgctcatTATAATGAGTTTAATAATGATACACAATCCCTTGAGGAGAAATTCATTGGGTATTTTGCAACATTATGTGTACTACTCCTTTTTGCCTGTTTCTtgcaacaatcaattccacacaatctgAAGTCTACATAGATGAATTACTAAATTCTTCATTACAACTCCTCCCTAGTATTTAGCTGCACAGTATTATCAATACCTCTCAGAATGATGCAGTGCACTTCTACACCACAGCAAACTACCACCATAACAATAAACGTGTTggtttgttaaattaatacatcaATCgaatcatcttcttcttttcctttcggcttgtcacgttaggggtcgccacagcatgtcatccttttctatgtaagcctatctcctgcatcctcctctctagcaccaactgccctcatgtcttccctcactacatccatcaaccttctctttggtcttcctccatctctcttgcctggcagctcgaGCCTCAttacccttctaccaatatactcactctctctcctctggatgagtccaaaccatcgaagtctgccctctctaactttgtctccaaaacatcgaaccttggctgtgccTCTGATGTGCTCagttctaattttatccaaccaggtcactcctagagagaacctcaacatcttaatttccaccacctccacctctgcttcctgttgtctcttcagtgccactgtctctaatccgtacatcatggttgggctcaccactgtcttataaacgttgatgcagtcccacctccaccttaaattcctctgtcacacctacagcacacctcaccactgttctgctgccctcgtacatgtcctgtattattctaacatacttctctgccactccagacctccgcatgcagtaccacagttcctctctgggtactttgtcataggctttctctagatctacaaagacacaatggatctccttctgaccttctctgtacttttccatcaacatcctcaaggcaaatcatgcatctgtggtactctttctaagcatgaaaccataatgttgttcacaaatactcactt
This window encodes:
- the trpt1 gene encoding tRNA 2'-phosphotransferase 1 isoform X1 — encoded protein: MESDRGGRRRKTGRRGGDEVSCDRLHLEEDRDVRLSKSMSYALRHGANHMGLHLSVDGYLFVEDLLAHPQFRSYKLEDVERVVATNDKQRFKSRPHPEDCRLQIRANQGHTLQVTDLELKPVLAGSPDCPAEAVHGSYLYNWSSIQQHGLSRMRRTHIHLAPGLPQENGVISGMRRDCDLAIFIDVRKALADGIEFFWSENRVLLTTGNFEGKLLPAYFSRAIRLKPTNVSSFFREHPATVMPAKD
- the trpt1 gene encoding tRNA 2'-phosphotransferase 1 isoform X3, with the translated sequence MESDRGGRRRKTGRRGGDEVSCDRLHLEEDRDVRLSKSMSYALRHGANHMGLHLSVDGYLFVEDLLAHPQFRSYKLEDVERVVATNDKQRFKSRPHPEDCRLQIRANQGHTLQVTDLELKPVLAGSPDCPAEAVHGSYLYNWSSIQQHGLSRMRRTHIHLAPGLPQENGVISGMRRDCDLAIFIDVRKALADGIEFFWSENRVLLTTGNFEGKLLPAYFSRAIRLKPTRSILPL
- the trpt1 gene encoding tRNA 2'-phosphotransferase 1 isoform X2, whose protein sequence is MESDRGGRRRKTGRRGGDEDRDVRLSKSMSYALRHGANHMGLHLSVDGYLFVEDLLAHPQFRSYKLEDVERVVATNDKQRFKSRPHPEDCRLQIRANQGHTLQVTDLELKPVLAGSPDCPAEAVHGSYLYNWSSIQQHGLSRMRRTHIHLAPGLPQENGVISGMRRDCDLAIFIDVRKALADGIEFFWSENRVLLTTGNFEGKLLPAYFSRAIRLKPTNVSSFFREHPATVMPAKD